From one Thamnophis elegans isolate rThaEle1 chromosome 9, rThaEle1.pri, whole genome shotgun sequence genomic stretch:
- the RPS3A gene encoding 40S ribosomal protein S3a yields MAVGKNKRLTKGGKKGAKKKVVDPFSKKDWYDVKAPAMFNIRNIGKTLVTRTQGTKIASDGLKGRVFEVSLADLQNDEVAFRKFKLITEDVQGKNCLTNFHGMDLTRDKMCSMVKKWQTMIEAHIDVKTTDGYLLRLFCVGFTKKRTNQIRKTSYAQHQQVRQIRKKMVEIMTREVQTNDLKEVVNKLIPDSIGKDIEKACQSIYPLHDVYVRKVKMLKKPKFELGKLMELHGEGGGAGKPSGDETGAKVERADGYEPPVQESV; encoded by the exons ATGGCGGTAGGGAAGAATAAGCGCCTCACCAAAGGAGGCAAGAAAGGCGCCAAGAAGAAAGT GGTGGACCCCTTCTCAAAGAAAGACTGGTATGATGTCAAGGCTCCGGCAATGTTCAATATTCGAAACATTGGAAAGACATTAGTTACCAGGACTCAGGGAACAA AAATTGCCTCTGATGGACTGAAAGGCCGTGTATTTGAAGTAAGCCTTGCTGACCTACAGAATGATGAAGTTGCCTTCCGTAAATTCAAGCTGATTACAGAGGATGTCCAGGGGAAAAACTGCCTGACAAACTTTCATGGCATGGATCTCACACGGGATAAAATGTGTTCAATGGTTAAGAAATGGCAG ACTATGATTGAAGCCCACATCGATGTCAAAACGACAGATGGGTATCTTCTACGCCTTTTCTGTGTTGGTTTCACCAAGAAAAGAACCAACCAGATTCGCAAGACTTCCTATGCTCAGCACCAACAGGTCCGCCAAATCCGCAAAAAAATGGTGGAAATCATGACACGTGAAGTACAAACAAATGACTTGAAAGAAGTTGTCAATAAACT GATTCCAGACAGCATTGGTAAAGACATAGAAAAGGCATGTCAATCAATCTATCCCCTTCATGATGTCTATGTTCGCAAAGTCAAAATGCTTAAGAAGCCCAAGTTTGAAT TGGGCAAATTGATGGAACTGCACGGTGAAGGTGGTGGTGCTGGAAAACCATCTGGTGATGAAACTGGTGCCAAAGTAGAACGAGCTGACGGATATGAGCCCCCTGTGCAAGAATCTGTTTAA